A stretch of Rhodoferax potami DNA encodes these proteins:
- a CDS encoding glycosyltransferase family 4 protein, whose product MSTSHMHIGLVGPIATADIKHLLDGDITRLPKGYAGGPLLATLITELLARGHTVSAFTLTNDLPLKTDAAVTAIGADNRFSLHYVPMRPKAWRPNGWLPGRIMDFFRFEIQGLKRAILERKPEVLHAHWVYEFALAAIDTGLPHVITCHDSPLTIAKLNSRSRPTHSLYRWLRVLMARKTFKSAKLVTAVSPYMRDEVQGMTKTPIQVVSNPVDDLAIELSAIRDIDNRPAIAMICNGWTAWKNPEPGLVAFNKLLGRVPAASLHLYGNDFGAGQIAEKWCKAKGIEKNMKFHGAVPHKQLLHSLAKHDLLLHTSLEESFGMALAEAMAMGCPVVGGEESGAVPWVLNNCGVLCDIKDENDIYRALMIAIDPENYKELAKKSIANASDRFTTSVIVDGYTKAYASALSNNTVSLQLDRKQTI is encoded by the coding sequence ATGAGCACATCGCATATGCACATCGGATTGGTTGGCCCCATTGCTACGGCAGATATCAAGCACCTATTAGACGGAGACATCACACGCCTTCCTAAGGGCTACGCTGGTGGGCCCTTGCTCGCAACACTGATTACTGAGTTACTGGCTCGCGGTCATACGGTGAGCGCATTCACACTCACTAACGACCTCCCACTAAAGACCGACGCAGCAGTCACAGCTATAGGTGCGGATAACCGGTTTTCGCTGCACTACGTGCCGATGCGACCCAAAGCATGGCGGCCTAACGGCTGGTTACCAGGCCGAATCATGGACTTCTTCAGATTCGAGATACAAGGACTCAAGCGCGCGATATTGGAGCGCAAGCCCGAAGTTTTGCACGCTCACTGGGTCTATGAGTTCGCTCTCGCAGCAATAGACACCGGCCTACCACACGTCATTACTTGCCATGACTCCCCGCTTACTATTGCAAAGCTAAACAGCAGAAGTCGCCCAACGCATAGCCTCTATCGCTGGTTAAGGGTTCTGATGGCCCGCAAAACCTTTAAGTCAGCAAAACTGGTCACGGCTGTTTCACCCTATATGCGGGATGAAGTTCAGGGAATGACCAAAACGCCCATCCAAGTGGTATCGAATCCCGTTGATGACCTTGCAATTGAGCTTTCGGCAATCAGAGATATAGACAATAGACCTGCCATTGCAATGATCTGTAATGGCTGGACCGCTTGGAAAAACCCGGAACCCGGGTTAGTTGCATTTAATAAGTTACTTGGACGCGTCCCGGCCGCTTCCCTACACTTATATGGCAATGACTTTGGAGCGGGGCAGATTGCCGAAAAATGGTGCAAGGCAAAGGGGATAGAGAAAAACATGAAATTCCACGGTGCGGTACCACATAAACAGTTACTTCATTCGTTGGCAAAGCATGACCTCCTATTACATACATCACTCGAAGAATCATTTGGTATGGCACTCGCAGAGGCTATGGCAATGGGGTGTCCCGTAGTGGGTGGAGAGGAAAGTGGCGCAGTACCATGGGTACTCAATAACTGTGGCGTTCTCTGCGATATCAAAGATGAAAATGATATCTATCGAGCACTAATGATTGCTATTGACCCTGAGAACTATAAGGAACTTGCGAAAAAAAGCATTGCCAATGCATCAGACAGATTCACCACATCAGTGATAGTCGACGGATATACAAAAGCCTATGCCTCGGCATTGAGCAACAATACAGTAAGCCTGCAATTAGATAGAAAACAGACTATCTAA
- a CDS encoding O-antigen ligase family protein — protein sequence MQYLLPTSAIFIAFFIAFVFTASIAVIFRITKNRSQEFFWTWLITLLGIIPVLTDLRATRGSTEESLSSVGWTPPGYISFISEWGAKGITYLILTFALAHIALHLRFRSQQKNPGTPIFLAFCGMALPIFISAFAGTKPSFSQFLVFAPLIITLAYLKRPTENWQWYSNKFRYVFIAYLLLSGIAVAVAPSLTTSTALTLIPKFDFRVNGIFSHSNTLAIAALGYLTLDFANRRERRYYDYAATIFALLMLLLTQSKTAIGCTIFSLAILSLARIKSNSKHRNPGVLSLGLVTFIFLALPILFGVALLITQYGSQIGQGLDNQAFKSLSTLTGRTNIWAITLQSWRENIIFGYGPSLWSMEYRLTYAPQYALVVGMAHNQIVQTLGESGLIGLSGLLIYCVVLLNYGFKFFRETNGASLAFAGSFIIRGVSETPFRHIAIDVMFFMHFAFFVLCLSLLESKKNALK from the coding sequence ATGCAATACTTACTCCCAACATCAGCTATATTTATAGCATTTTTCATAGCATTCGTATTTACTGCATCAATAGCAGTTATTTTTCGAATAACAAAAAATCGCAGCCAAGAGTTCTTCTGGACTTGGTTAATAACACTCTTAGGTATTATTCCAGTTTTAACCGATCTTCGCGCAACTAGGGGCAGCACTGAAGAAAGCCTGTCGTCAGTAGGATGGACACCTCCAGGATACATAAGCTTTATATCTGAATGGGGGGCTAAAGGAATAACCTATCTGATACTAACTTTCGCATTGGCACACATCGCGTTACACCTCAGATTCCGTTCTCAACAAAAAAATCCTGGAACACCCATATTTCTTGCTTTTTGCGGTATGGCTCTGCCAATTTTTATCAGCGCCTTTGCCGGCACTAAGCCATCCTTTTCTCAATTTCTTGTTTTTGCACCGTTGATCATCACACTGGCGTATCTCAAACGACCAACAGAAAACTGGCAATGGTACTCAAACAAATTTAGATATGTATTCATAGCATATCTTTTACTAAGCGGAATCGCAGTGGCAGTGGCACCAAGTCTAACCACGAGCACTGCATTGACATTAATTCCCAAATTCGACTTTCGTGTGAATGGCATCTTTTCACATTCCAACACACTTGCAATTGCGGCATTAGGCTATCTCACGCTCGACTTCGCAAATAGACGAGAGAGGCGCTACTACGACTATGCCGCGACCATATTTGCACTCTTGATGCTTCTACTTACACAATCAAAGACAGCTATTGGGTGCACAATATTCAGCTTAGCGATCCTGTCGCTCGCGAGAATAAAATCGAATAGCAAACACAGAAATCCAGGTGTCCTCAGCCTTGGTTTAGTCACGTTTATTTTCTTAGCCCTTCCGATACTGTTCGGCGTTGCATTACTCATCACCCAGTATGGCAGCCAAATCGGTCAAGGGTTAGATAATCAGGCCTTTAAATCGCTCAGCACTCTAACTGGACGAACAAATATTTGGGCAATAACACTTCAATCATGGCGTGAAAATATAATATTTGGCTATGGTCCAAGCCTTTGGAGTATGGAATACAGGCTTACCTACGCACCACAATACGCTCTTGTTGTAGGCATGGCACACAATCAAATAGTTCAAACACTAGGCGAATCAGGTCTGATCGGTTTAAGTGGTCTACTTATCTACTGCGTAGTTTTGCTAAATTATGGCTTCAAGTTTTTTAGAGAAACCAACGGAGCATCACTGGCATTTGCTGGATCTTTCATAATTCGTGGAGTATCTGAAACACCATTCAGACACATCGCAATTGATGTTATGTTCTTCATGCACTTCGCCTTTTTTGTGCTCTGCCTAAGCCTTCTTGAATCAAAGAAAAATGCACTTAAGTAA
- a CDS encoding endo-1,4-beta-xylanase: MRILAVAYIFLICNSGLAQQNIENPHSTRPIPDSYFGMHIRYGATTTNWPKPHFSTWRVITPETEWRGLEPIKGQWQFNNLDNAVYRANFRNMEVILTLGQTPKWASARPNEIVPNGPGASAEPRDLNDWENYIRTVALRYKGRIKYYELWNEPRFLEVDPYRPMAGFTGSARQMVEMGKIAKRVLSEVDPNAKLISPSADSGLHGIKRLNAWLAAGGGEVSDIIGYHIYTTPPETIPEVVAELRRTVNRFGLKNTEIWNTESGFLFESSDKKITPYGYEVFAEVLPQKTAAAYTSRSLILGAASGLDRFYWYSWDIPGMALTEGKGKDINQVGVAYLGTVRWLRGASLPRCGIEDKSIWICELIRGDLTARIVWNTGMERQWDIPPSWNALRIEALDGSATNAKQKSRVALDGMPILVISSQGAWGK, from the coding sequence ATGAGAATCCTTGCCGTAGCTTACATTTTTCTGATTTGCAATAGCGGCCTAGCACAGCAAAACATTGAAAACCCACATAGCACCCGTCCGATCCCCGATAGTTATTTTGGAATGCATATTCGATATGGAGCAACAACAACAAATTGGCCAAAGCCACACTTCAGCACTTGGCGCGTAATCACACCCGAGACTGAGTGGCGAGGTCTGGAGCCTATAAAAGGCCAGTGGCAGTTCAATAATCTAGACAATGCGGTTTATAGAGCCAATTTTCGTAATATGGAAGTGATTTTGACGCTCGGCCAAACACCAAAGTGGGCGTCTGCGAGGCCAAATGAGATAGTTCCAAATGGTCCGGGCGCTTCAGCTGAACCTCGCGACTTGAATGATTGGGAGAATTACATCCGCACAGTTGCACTCAGATACAAAGGGCGCATCAAATACTACGAATTATGGAATGAGCCTCGATTTTTAGAAGTTGATCCCTATCGCCCAATGGCTGGATTTACGGGATCTGCGAGGCAAATGGTTGAAATGGGAAAAATCGCTAAGCGAGTTTTGTCAGAAGTTGACCCGAACGCAAAGTTAATATCCCCTTCGGCAGACTCTGGTTTACATGGCATCAAGAGACTAAATGCATGGCTTGCTGCGGGCGGAGGCGAAGTCAGCGATATCATTGGTTACCACATTTATACAACCCCACCTGAAACCATACCTGAAGTAGTTGCTGAGTTGCGAAGAACTGTTAATCGATTCGGATTGAAGAACACAGAAATTTGGAATACTGAGTCTGGCTTCCTATTTGAAAGTAGTGACAAAAAAATAACCCCATATGGGTATGAAGTTTTTGCAGAAGTCTTGCCCCAAAAAACAGCTGCAGCATACACATCGCGCTCACTTATTTTAGGTGCTGCGAGTGGACTCGATAGGTTCTACTGGTACTCTTGGGACATCCCCGGAATGGCACTTACCGAAGGAAAGGGTAAAGACATCAATCAAGTTGGAGTTGCCTATTTAGGAACTGTCAGATGGTTGCGGGGCGCTTCATTACCGAGATGCGGCATCGAAGATAAATCCATCTGGATTTGTGAATTGATCCGAGGAGATCTTACGGCACGCATTGTGTGGAATACCGGGATGGAGCGCCAATGGGACATTCCACCGAGTTGGAATGCGCTCCGAATTGAAGCCTTAGATGGAAGCGCCACGAATGCAAAACAGAAGTCACGAGTTGCACTAGACGGTATGCCTATTTTAGTGATATCGAGTCAAGGTGCGTGGGGCAAATAG
- a CDS encoding glycosyltransferase family 2 protein, with protein sequence MNSNRTAVLIACHNRRSKTIACLRNLAICANEANIEFKIFLFDDGSSDGTADAAKHLNLNIEVIRGDGSFFWNRSMHHIFGLAMRHGYENYLWLNDDTMLVPDAFKYLNSAMEFAGSEQAIIVGAVNDPETGCVTYGGLRDESPLIRPFLASLLSPSGIPQDVDVMNGNVVLIPHEIALQLKNLDPTFEHGMGDTDYSKRAKKLGIRLLLTADFVGACARNPVSGTHNDRTLSARQRLKQIFSRKGLPWRSWLTMCWRHGGLLWPIHFLRGYVRVIAGKKV encoded by the coding sequence ATGAATTCCAATAGAACTGCAGTGTTAATTGCCTGCCACAACAGACGAAGCAAAACAATTGCGTGTCTACGAAACCTCGCAATCTGCGCCAATGAAGCCAATATCGAATTTAAGATTTTTTTGTTTGATGATGGATCATCAGATGGAACGGCTGATGCGGCTAAACACCTAAATCTCAATATCGAAGTGATACGCGGCGATGGTAGTTTTTTTTGGAACCGAAGCATGCACCACATATTTGGATTAGCTATGCGTCATGGTTACGAAAACTATCTTTGGCTTAATGACGACACCATGCTAGTGCCAGATGCCTTCAAGTACCTGAATTCGGCGATGGAATTTGCAGGTTCGGAGCAGGCGATTATTGTTGGCGCGGTTAACGACCCCGAAACTGGCTGCGTCACTTATGGCGGCCTACGTGATGAAAGTCCACTCATACGACCGTTTTTGGCTTCCCTGCTTTCCCCGAGCGGCATCCCACAAGATGTAGATGTCATGAACGGAAATGTAGTTTTAATTCCTCACGAGATCGCTCTGCAGCTCAAGAACTTAGACCCTACTTTTGAGCACGGCATGGGGGACACCGACTATTCAAAGAGAGCAAAGAAACTTGGAATACGCCTACTTCTCACGGCCGATTTCGTTGGCGCCTGCGCTCGAAATCCGGTTAGTGGCACTCACAATGATCGCACGCTCTCCGCGCGGCAGCGCTTGAAACAGATTTTTTCAAGAAAAGGACTGCCGTGGCGGTCTTGGCTAACAATGTGCTGGCGTCATGGTGGATTGCTTTGGCCGATCCACTTTCTGCGAGGTTACGTCAGGGTCATAGCCGGGAAGAAGGTATGA
- a CDS encoding glycosyltransferase family 4 protein encodes MKILLSAFACAPNTGSEAGGGWVYACELAKKHQVWVLTDVSRKLLIEKFSDPLPSNLQFVYYRPSWLSTLSLNSKTAHLIYQAWQMGAWRIAKKLDEDHDFDVCWHLTYGVFRQPSWMWKVGKPFVFGPVGGGERAPMRLWKSMPIKEKLRELARDVVNQVAWILPGLRATYKQADLVIARTDDTRQILPAWALAKTKVQQEIGGYPARVDAAHRKPHAGALKVLFAGRLLGWKGVHLAINAFAQFLAEGGKGEFTIVGEGPTDPALRTQVNQLGLSSSVHFIGKLPQNELFRRYTEFDVLLFPSLHDSGGNVVIEALSFGLPVICLDLGGPSCFVDASCGAVVPAQQATESEVTVALSQALKNMLDDAAWHQQLSINALARANDLTWERQIERVMSLIEQATGKK; translated from the coding sequence ATGAAAATCCTTCTCAGTGCCTTCGCCTGTGCTCCAAACACCGGAAGTGAGGCGGGAGGTGGATGGGTCTATGCATGTGAACTCGCTAAGAAACACCAAGTCTGGGTTCTTACTGATGTCTCACGCAAACTGTTGATAGAAAAGTTTTCAGACCCGCTGCCATCAAACCTCCAGTTCGTCTACTACCGCCCTAGTTGGTTATCAACACTGTCGTTGAACTCCAAAACTGCCCACTTGATTTACCAGGCGTGGCAGATGGGCGCATGGCGCATAGCCAAGAAGCTAGATGAGGACCACGACTTCGACGTCTGTTGGCACCTTACCTATGGTGTTTTTCGGCAACCTAGCTGGATGTGGAAAGTTGGCAAGCCTTTTGTCTTTGGTCCGGTAGGCGGAGGCGAGCGGGCGCCTATGCGCCTTTGGAAGAGCATGCCTATTAAAGAGAAGTTGCGGGAACTGGCCCGAGATGTTGTGAACCAAGTTGCCTGGATACTGCCGGGCCTACGTGCCACTTACAAACAGGCTGACTTGGTGATTGCACGCACAGATGACACTCGGCAAATACTGCCTGCGTGGGCCCTCGCAAAAACAAAAGTCCAACAAGAAATTGGTGGGTACCCTGCACGCGTTGATGCTGCACACCGCAAACCGCATGCCGGCGCTTTGAAAGTACTTTTCGCAGGTCGCTTGCTAGGATGGAAGGGCGTCCATCTCGCAATAAACGCATTCGCTCAGTTCTTAGCCGAAGGCGGCAAAGGGGAATTCACGATTGTGGGCGAGGGTCCGACGGACCCCGCACTCAGGACTCAGGTGAATCAATTGGGCTTGAGCTCCAGTGTCCACTTCATTGGGAAGCTTCCCCAAAACGAGCTATTCCGCAGATACACCGAGTTCGATGTACTCCTTTTCCCAAGCTTGCACGATTCAGGCGGCAACGTGGTGATCGAAGCTTTGTCATTTGGCCTCCCGGTAATCTGCCTAGATCTCGGTGGGCCCAGTTGCTTTGTAGACGCAAGCTGCGGCGCTGTAGTGCCAGCACAACAGGCGACTGAATCTGAGGTAACGGTCGCTTTGTCGCAAGCGTTGAAGAACATGCTCGACGATGCTGCGTGGCATCAACAATTGAGTATCAATGCACTCGCACGGGCAAATGACTTGACATGGGAAAGACAGATTGAACGGGTGATGTCACTTATCGAGCAAGCCACTGGCAAAAAATAG
- a CDS encoding glycosyltransferase family 4 protein, translated as MKKVVIFQYRLLHYRTKLFELLKRACEAKGVQLELVHGQASRRESVKKDEGVLPWAHTVINRFWEVGPRDLVWQPYPAHLEDADLVVVMQESRILSNYPLLLSRLWSKRKVGYWGHGKNFQSDAPTGLREQWKNFLIRRVDWWFAYTDMTVDILAKAGYPSSQITCLDNAIDTSSFKADLASWSTAEVLAAKQQLDIAGNAPVGVFCGSLYPDKKLGLLVAAADLIRQRMPEFALVVIGDGPSMPEMRDAAATRPWMHLMGVRKGREKALYFRMGDVMLNPGLVGLHIVDAFCAGMVMMTTRTARHSPEVAYLRDGENGVYSDDTPEAYSQAVLNVIQDKARLGRMKASALADSEHYTLEHMVERFADGIEAAVNG; from the coding sequence ATGAAGAAAGTAGTCATATTCCAATATCGCCTGCTGCACTACCGCACCAAGCTTTTCGAACTGTTGAAACGGGCCTGCGAAGCAAAAGGCGTCCAGCTAGAGCTAGTACATGGGCAAGCTTCGCGACGAGAGTCTGTCAAGAAGGACGAAGGCGTGCTGCCTTGGGCACACACGGTAATAAATCGTTTTTGGGAGGTCGGCCCCCGTGACTTGGTGTGGCAACCCTACCCCGCCCACTTGGAAGACGCAGATTTGGTTGTCGTGATGCAAGAGAGTCGCATCCTGTCTAACTACCCTTTGCTGCTGAGTCGACTATGGTCAAAGCGAAAAGTGGGTTATTGGGGCCATGGCAAGAACTTCCAAAGTGACGCCCCGACTGGCTTACGCGAGCAATGGAAAAACTTTTTGATCCGGCGGGTGGACTGGTGGTTTGCATACACCGATATGACGGTGGACATTCTGGCCAAGGCTGGCTACCCCTCGTCACAAATTACCTGCCTAGATAACGCGATAGACACGAGTAGCTTCAAGGCTGATTTGGCCTCTTGGTCAACGGCTGAGGTGCTCGCCGCCAAACAGCAACTAGACATTGCTGGCAACGCACCAGTCGGTGTGTTTTGCGGATCCCTCTACCCAGACAAGAAATTGGGCTTGCTGGTTGCAGCGGCCGACTTGATTCGCCAGCGTATGCCGGAGTTTGCGCTGGTGGTGATTGGGGATGGCCCCTCCATGCCTGAAATGCGCGATGCAGCAGCTACCCGCCCCTGGATGCACCTGATGGGTGTACGCAAAGGGCGCGAAAAAGCGCTTTACTTCCGTATGGGCGACGTGATGCTGAACCCCGGTTTGGTGGGCCTGCATATCGTGGATGCGTTTTGCGCTGGCATGGTGATGATGACTACCCGCACCGCCCGCCACTCCCCCGAGGTGGCCTACCTCCGGGACGGCGAAAACGGTGTGTACAGCGACGACACGCCCGAGGCCTATAGCCAAGCGGTGCTGAACGTGATTCAAGACAAAGCGCGTTTGGGCCGCATGAAGGCCAGCGCTTTGGCAGATAGTGAGCATTACACCCTTGAACACATGGTGGAGCGCTTTGCGGACGGTATCGAGGCAGCGGTAAATGGCTAA
- a CDS encoding WecB/TagA/CpsF family glycosyltransferase, giving the protein MAKAGHKVLSAFIDAVAWPEALTRIATWAAARESRYVCICNAHSVVTAGQDPAFGTVVAQADMATPDGAPVAWMMRKLGFANQQRINGPDLMWKYCAEAAGRNESIYLYGGTEETLTILQAKLATTYPALRVAGAYSPPFRTLTAEEDAAVVERINTSGAGTVWVSLGCPKQELWMAAHRGRIQAVMIGVGAAFDYHAGTIQRAPLWMQNAGLEWLHRLVSEPRRLWRRYLVTNTLFIAGAARQLLARRHAE; this is encoded by the coding sequence ATGGCTAAAGCGGGGCACAAAGTTTTAAGCGCGTTTATCGACGCAGTCGCCTGGCCCGAAGCGCTCACGCGCATAGCCACATGGGCAGCCGCACGCGAGAGCCGCTATGTGTGTATCTGCAATGCGCACTCGGTGGTTACTGCCGGGCAAGACCCGGCCTTTGGCACCGTGGTGGCACAAGCCGATATGGCAACACCCGACGGGGCCCCGGTCGCCTGGATGATGCGCAAGCTAGGATTCGCCAACCAGCAGCGCATTAACGGGCCGGACCTGATGTGGAAGTATTGCGCAGAGGCGGCTGGGCGCAACGAGTCGATTTACCTGTACGGCGGCACCGAAGAAACGCTCACCATATTGCAAGCCAAGCTAGCAACGACTTACCCGGCACTGCGGGTGGCGGGGGCGTATTCGCCGCCGTTTCGCACACTCACCGCCGAGGAAGATGCAGCGGTGGTAGAGCGCATCAACACATCGGGCGCGGGCACGGTGTGGGTGAGCTTGGGTTGCCCCAAGCAGGAGTTATGGATGGCTGCGCACCGCGGGCGCATTCAGGCGGTGATGATTGGGGTGGGCGCTGCGTTTGATTACCACGCGGGCACCATTCAGCGGGCACCGCTGTGGATGCAAAACGCGGGCTTGGAGTGGCTGCACCGCTTGGTGTCTGAGCCCCGCCGCTTGTGGCGGCGGTACTTGGTGACCAACACTTTGTTTATTGCGGGAGCAGCCCGCCAACTGCTAGCGCGCCGCCATGCTGAGTAA
- a CDS encoding GDP-mannose mannosyl hydrolase — protein MLSKDVFLGVVDAAPLVAMDLVVVRGGNEILLGLRNNRPAEGSWFVPGGRIRKNETMQAALARVAHDELGLQLADLPVPPRHMGAFEHFYNDCFAGDVGVSTHYVVMGNLVQLHAGTELAAADAQHSALRWWPLAEAQASADVHRFTKDYVDAILLSKI, from the coding sequence ATGCTGAGTAAAGACGTTTTTTTAGGCGTGGTAGACGCTGCGCCCCTAGTGGCGATGGACCTTGTGGTGGTGCGCGGCGGCAACGAGATATTGCTGGGCTTGCGCAACAACCGGCCGGCAGAGGGCTCTTGGTTTGTGCCGGGCGGGCGCATCCGCAAAAACGAAACCATGCAGGCAGCCCTGGCCCGGGTGGCGCACGACGAGCTGGGCCTGCAGCTGGCTGATTTGCCGGTGCCGCCCCGTCATATGGGTGCCTTTGAGCACTTTTACAATGACTGTTTTGCGGGGGATGTGGGAGTGTCTACCCACTATGTGGTGATGGGTAACCTGGTGCAACTGCATGCTGGCACCGAGCTTGCTGCGGCCGATGCCCAGCACAGCGCACTGCGCTGGTGGCCGCTGGCCGAGGCACAAGCCTCTGCCGATGTGCACCGCTTTACCAAAGACTATGTGGATGCCATATTGCTATCAAAAATATAG
- a CDS encoding UDP-glucose dehydrogenase family protein, whose translation MKITVIGTGYVGLVSGACFADVGNDVLCLDVDPAKIKILEDGGIPIYEPGLQEMVKRNVAAGRLHFTTDVEKAAHFGTVQFIAVGTPPDEDGSADMKYVIAAARNIGKYMTDYKVVVDKSTVPVGTADRVKAAIADELAKRGVNTPFSVVSNPEFLKEGAAIDDFMRPDRIVVGCEDEQAALNMRALYAPIQRNHDRLIVMDIRSAELTKYAANAMLATRISFMNELANLAEKLGADIENVRKGIGSDPRIGYDFLYAGAGYGGSCFPKDVQALVKTAQDDAGIHLQVLTAVEAANDAQKRVLGGKVLKRFGTDLTGKHFAIWGLAFKANTDDMRKATSRDVIQDLLDAGATITAYDPVAMKEAQHCFPDEPRLSYADSQTAALEGADALIIVTEWREFRSPDFENIKSKLKQPVIFDGRNLYDPKLVRSMGIEYQAIGR comes from the coding sequence ATGAAAATTACAGTGATTGGGACCGGATACGTGGGCCTGGTGTCAGGCGCTTGTTTTGCGGATGTGGGCAACGATGTGCTGTGCCTGGATGTGGACCCGGCCAAGATTAAGATTTTGGAAGACGGCGGCATCCCCATCTACGAGCCGGGCCTGCAAGAGATGGTCAAGCGCAATGTGGCGGCGGGCCGCTTGCACTTCACCACCGATGTGGAAAAAGCTGCGCACTTTGGCACGGTGCAGTTCATTGCGGTGGGCACCCCGCCGGATGAAGATGGCTCGGCCGACATGAAATATGTGATTGCGGCCGCCCGCAATATCGGCAAGTACATGACCGACTACAAGGTGGTGGTAGACAAGAGCACCGTGCCCGTGGGCACTGCTGACCGGGTGAAAGCCGCCATTGCCGACGAGCTGGCCAAGCGCGGGGTGAACACGCCTTTCAGCGTGGTGAGCAACCCCGAGTTTTTGAAAGAAGGCGCAGCCATTGACGACTTTATGCGCCCCGACCGCATTGTGGTGGGCTGCGAGGACGAGCAGGCCGCGCTCAATATGCGCGCGCTGTATGCGCCGATCCAGCGCAACCACGACCGTTTGATCGTGATGGATATCCGCAGCGCGGAGCTGACCAAATACGCCGCGAACGCCATGTTGGCGACGCGCATCAGCTTTATGAACGAGCTGGCCAACCTGGCCGAAAAGCTGGGTGCCGATATTGAAAACGTGCGCAAGGGCATTGGCTCGGACCCGCGCATTGGCTACGACTTTTTGTACGCCGGTGCGGGTTATGGGGGCTCGTGCTTTCCCAAAGACGTGCAGGCCCTGGTGAAAACCGCGCAAGACGATGCCGGCATTCACCTGCAGGTGCTGACCGCGGTAGAAGCCGCCAACGACGCCCAAAAGCGCGTACTGGGCGGCAAGGTGCTAAAACGCTTTGGCACCGATTTGACGGGCAAGCACTTTGCAATATGGGGCTTGGCCTTTAAAGCCAACACCGACGACATGCGCAAGGCCACCAGCCGCGATGTGATTCAAGATTTGCTGGATGCAGGGGCCACCATAACGGCCTATGACCCGGTGGCGATGAAAGAGGCGCAGCACTGCTTCCCGGATGAGCCGCGCCTGAGCTATGCCGATAGCCAGACGGCTGCGCTGGAGGGGGCGGATGCGCTGATCATCGTGACCGAGTGGCGCGAGTTCCGCAGCCCGGATTTTGAGAACATCAAATCCAAGCTCAAGCAGCCTGTGATTTTTGATGGCCGCAACCTGTACGACCCCAAGCTGGTGCGCAGCATGGGCATTGAGTACCAAGCTATCGGACGCTAA